One segment of Panicum virgatum strain AP13 chromosome 3K, P.virgatum_v5, whole genome shotgun sequence DNA contains the following:
- the LOC120697756 gene encoding receptor-like protein EIX1 has protein sequence MHPSVVLLLLVAATAAKSLAPPPAAAGRHAPGAACIPRERDALLAFKRGITGDPAGRLASWSQGEEQDCCKWEGVRCSNGTGHVIGLHLGNAQPDDPALIDPGAAALVGEISPSLTSLHHLESLDLSLNNLVPGPPAAGASGVPEFLGLLKNLRHLDLSAMPLSGSVPPQLGNLSKLHYLDISPARYYVPWDGTKLSSTDVSWLSTLPLRYLDMSSVDLSGIPDWAHVVNTIPSLKVLRLADCSLKSANQSLPHLNLTNLEQLSLSGNIFDHPAASAWFWNLTSLRYLDLAGTFLYGPVPDALGGMKSLQFINFAEIQGRIDIMTANMSNLCDLETYYFSDKDFDGNITELFERLPQCSSNKLKELDLSFNNFSGALPNHIGRWPRLLTLDLSHNQITGQLPSEIGKLSNLVTLQLRTNQFTGPLPSEIGMLRNLDTLDLSYNGFTGPLPSGIGMVSHLTHMDLSYNNLSGVITHEHLDGLSRLTMIDLSRNSMKIEVGPEWLPTFRLYTASFRSCHLGPSFPSWLQSQTNIDVLDISSASIFDSLPNWFSTTFSKARELYISNNGINGTLPTNIENMTSLVKLSLDSNQLTGQIPRLPTNLYALDISRNYLSGPLPLNFGAPNLSDLSLFSNHITGHIPHSICELNVGALNLADNHLEGEFPQCSEPRMTSTLILRNNMLSGKLDTILEAYTGLNILDLSWNKFTGSIPETITNLQGLSHLNLAGNNISGGLPHHLSNFMGMKGTKDEFPIVDEVNMSVTTKGQERYYYDFAIYEMVSIDLSSNHLTGVIPEEITSLDGVVNLNLSRNNLTGKISERIGTMQSLESLDLSGNKLSGDIPEILSNLSYLSLMDLSHNNLTGRIPSRGQLDTLYTQNPLMYDGNIGLWGYPLQKNGTNNREPNHVDQKRGGHDYEVHAFSFGLGVGYVVGLWAVFCLILFNKSWRIAHFRLFDKALDNVYVFAVVTWARWAKQTTTH, from the coding sequence ATGCATCCCTCCGTCGTCTTGCTTCTCCTTGTCGCAGCCACCGCGGCCAAGTCACTGGCGCCTCCGCCAGCTGCTGCTGGTCGCCATGCCCCTGGCGCCGCCTGCATACCTCGCGAGAGGGACGCCCTGCTGGCCTTCAAGCGAGGCATCACCGGCGACCCGGCCGGCCGCCTCGCCTCATGGAGCCAAGGAGAGGAACAAGACTGCTGCAAATGGGAGGGCGTCCGGTGCAGCAACGGCACCGGACATGTCATCGGCCTTCATCTTGGCAACGCGCAACCCGACGATCCCGCGCTCATTGACCCTGGTGCCGCAGCTCTGGTGGGCGAGATAAGTCCCTCCTTGACCTCCTTGCATCATCTCGAGAGCCTTGATCTCAGCTTGAACAACCTAGTTCCAGGGCCGCCGGCTGCTGGCGCCAGCGGCGTGCCGGAGTTCTTAGGCCTTCTTAAGAACCTGAGGCATCTCGACCTCTCTGCCATGCCCTTGTCAGGGAGTGTGCCACCTCAGCTCGGCAACCTCTCAAAGCTGCACTACCTTGACATCTCACCTGCTCGCTATTATGTCCCATGGGATGGCACAAAACTAAGCTCCACTGACGTCTCATGGTTATCAACTCTGCCCCTACGGTACCTTGACATGAGCTCTGTAGACCTCAGCGGGATACCTGATTGGGCTCATGTGGTGAACACAATTCCTTCTTTGAAGGTCCTCCGTCTTGCTGATTGCTCGCTTAAGAGCGCAAACCAATCTCTCCCACATCTTAATCTTACAAACCTTGAGCAGCTCAGCCTCTCTGGGAACATCTTTGACCACCCAGCTGCATCCGCTTGGTTTTGGAATCTGACAAGCCTGCGATATCTCGACCTTGCGGGAACCTTCTTGTATGGTCCAGTTCCTGATGCACTGGGAGGTATGAAGTCCCTCCAGTTCATTAATTTTGCAGAGATTCAAGGACGCATAGACATCATGACAGCAAACATGAGCAATCTATGCGATCTGGAAACTTATTACTTCAGTGACAAAGACTTTGATGGCAACATAACAGAGTTATTTGAGAGGCTACCGCAATGTTCTTCAAACAAACTCAAGGAACTGGATCTGTCATTCAATAATTTCAGTGGAGCACTACCAAATCATATAGGACGTTGGCCCAGATTACTCACTCTTGATCTCTCTCATAACCAAATCACTGGACAGCTGCCGTCTGAGATCGGCAAGCTCAGTAACTTAGTCACTCTTCAACTCCGTACCAATCAGTTCACCGGACCATTGCCCTCTGAGATCGGCATGCTCCGTAATTTAGACACTCTTGATCTCTCTTACAACGGATTCACTGGACCTTTGCCCTCTGGGATTGGTATGGTCAGTCATTTGACACACATGGACCTAAGCTACAATAACCTCAGTGGTGTTATAacccatgagcaccttgatggCTTGTCAAGATTAACGATGATAGACTTGTCAAGAAATTCCATGAAGATTGAGGTGGGTCCAGAGTGGTTACCCACATTCAGACTTTATACTGCATCTTTTCGATCCTGCCACTTGGGTCCTTCATTTCCCTCCTGGCTGCAGTCACAGACCAATATTGATGTGCTAGATATATCAAGTGCATCTATATTTGATTCACTTCCAAATTGGTTTTCTACCACCTTCTCAAAGGCTCGGGAGTTGTACATTTCAAACAACGGAATCAACGGCACATTGCCAACAAACATTGAGAACATGACATCATTAGTTAAACTCTCTTTGGATTCAAACCAACTAACTGGCCAAATACCTCGGTTGCCAACAAATCTCTATGCACTAGACATCTCCAGGAACTATTTGTCAGGGCCACTACCATTGAATTTTGGAGCCCCAAACCTATCAGACCTGAGCCTATTCTCCAATCACATCACTGGTCATATTCCACATTCCATTTGTGAGTTGAACGTGGGTGCCTTGAACTTGGCTGATAATCATTTGGAGGGAGAATTCCCACAATGTTCTGAGCCAAGAATGACCTCAACACTAATATTAAGGAACAATATGCTATCCGGTAAGTTGGACACAATCCTAGAAGCATACACAGGACTAAATATTCTTGATCTGTCATGGAATAAGTTCACTGGAAGCATTCCAGAGACAATAACCAATCTCCAAGGTCTATCTCATCTAAATTTGGCAGGAAATAACATATCAGGTGGCTTACCCCATCATTTGTCAAATTTCATGGGAATGAAAGGGACGAAAGATGAATTTCCAATAGTAGATGAAGTTAATATGTCTGTCACCACAAAGGGACAAGAACGGTATTACTACGATTTTGCAATTTATGAGATGGTGAGCATTGACTTGTCATCAAACCACTTGACCGGAGTAATTCCAGAAGAAATAACCTCACTAGATGGAGTTGTAAATTTGAATTTGTCAAGGAATAATCTGactggaaaaatttcagaaaGGATTGGAACCATGCAATCACTGGAATCGCTCGATCTCTCTGGAAACAAGCTTTCTGGAGATATCCCAGAAATCCTGTCAAATCTATCATATTTAAGTCTCATGGACTTATCACACAACAATCTCACAGGAAGAATCCCATCAAGGGGGCAGCTCGACACCCTCTACACGCAGAATCCACTAATGTATGACGGCAACATTGGTCTTTGGGGATATCCCCTTCAGAAGAATGGCACCAACAACAGAGAACCAAATCATGTTGATCAAAAGAGAGGTGGACATGATTATGAGGTACATGCATTTTCCTTTGGACTTGGTGTAGGATATGTGGTTGGTCTCTGGGCGGTGTTCTGTCTCATCTTATTCAATAAATCATGGAGGATTGCTCACTTCCGCCTCTTCGACAAAGCACTTGACAATGTCTATGTGTTTGCCGTTGTTACATGGGCAAGGTGGGCCAAACAGACCACCACACATTAG
- the LOC120697758 gene encoding mitogen-activated protein kinase 17-like yields MGGRAHSLLRWLRHHSRRVSSSSFHLTSTTNNDHTATSKDLHAHSLQHQYNAEEEEEEEEEGWQEVAEGRESAPEGCIVSEEPGAGPRAPVRTKPPPMDPSKKESEFFTEYGEASRYQVSEVIGKGSYGVVAAAVDTQTGERVAIKKIVDVFDHVSDATRILREIKLLRLLHHPDLVEIKHIMLPPSRREFRDIYVIFELMESDLHQVIKANDDLTAEHHQFFLYQLLRGMKYIHAASVFHRDLKPKNILANADCKLKICDFGLARVSFCDTPSAIFWTDYVATRWYRAPELCGSFFSKYTPAIDIWSVGCIFAELLTGKPLFPGKNVVHQLDLMTDLLGTPSAESISKIRNEKARRYLSNMRKKPRVPFTKKFPGVDPMALHLLERLLAFDPKERPSAAEALTDPYFNGLANSEREPIAQPISKLEFEFEKRKLGKDDVRELIYREILEYHPQMLQEYLRGGDQNQMTFMFPSGVDRFRRQFAHLEEGTAKGEKPSPQLRQNVSLPRERVIGNKHGDGNAGDKPAQASVTDGVNQPGLSARSLLKSESISASKCIGEKSKHVNDEDPIMETDEAVDEVSKKIAQLKT; encoded by the exons ATGGGCGGCCgcgcccactccctcctccgcTGGCTCCGACACCACTCGCGCcgcgtctcctcctcctccttccaccTGACCTCCACCACCAACAACGACCACACCGCCACCAGCAAAGACCTCCACGCCCACTCGCTCCAGCACCAGTAcaacgccgaggaggaggaggaggaggaggaggaagggtgGCAGGAGGTCGCCGAGGGCCGGGAGTCCGCGCCCGAGGGGTGCATTGTCTCCGAGGAGCCGGGCGCAGGTCCGCGCGCGCCGGTGCGCACGAAGCCGCCACCCATGGATCCGAGCAAGAAG GAGTCTGAATTCTTTACAGAGTATGGTGAGGCGAGCCGGTATCAGGTTAGCGAAGTCATTGGCAAAGGTAGCTACGGTGTTGTGGCTGCCGCTGTCGACACCCAGACTGGTGAGCGTGTGGCTATCAAGAAGATCGTTGATGTCTTTGATCATGTCTCCGATGCAACTCGCATCCTTAGGGAGATCAAGCTGCTCCGGTTGCTGCATCACCCAGACTTAGTTGAGATCAAGCACATTATGCTTCCTCCTTCGAGGAGAGAATTCAGGGACATATATGTAATCTTTGAGTTGATGGAGTCGGATCTCCATCAGGTAATAAAAGCAAATGATGATCTGACCGCAGAGCATCATCAGTTCTTCTTGTACCAGCTGCTCCGTGGAATGAAGTACATTCATGCAG CAAGCGTTTTCCATCGGGATCTTAAGCCCAAGAATATTCTAGCCAATGCTGACTGCAAGCTGAAGATTTGTGATTTTGGCCTTGCCCGTGTTTCATTCTGTGACACCCCATCAGCCATATTCTGGACG GACTACGTGGCAACTAGATGGTATCGAGCTCCGGAATTATGTGGCTCCTTTTTCTCAAAG TACACTCCTGCTATTGATATTTGGAGCGTAGGGTGTATATTTGCAGAATTGCTCACGGGGAAGCCACTGTTTCCAGGGAAGAATGTGGTGCATCAGTTGGATCTTATGACTGATCTACTTGGTACACCTTCAGCGGAGTCCATCTCTAAG ATAAGGAATGAGAAAGCTCGACGATACTTAAGCAATATGAGGAAAAAGCCTCGGGTTCCATTTACTAAAAAGTTTCCAGGGGTAGATCCTATGGCCCTCCATTTGCTTGAACGTCTTCTTGCTTTTGATCCCAAGGAACGACCAAGTGCTGCTGAG GCCCTGACAGATCCATACTTTAATGGACTAGCAAATTCTGAACGTGAACCCATAGCACAGCCTATCTCAAAACTTGAGTTTGAGTTTGAGAAGAGGAAACTGGGAAAAGATGATGTCCGAGAACTAATTTATCGAGAG ATTTTGGAGTACCATCCTCAGATGTTACAAGAATATCTACGTGGAGGTGACCAGAACCAGATGACCTTCATGTTCCCAAG TGGGGTGGATCGCTTTAGACGACAATTTGCTCATTTGGAAGAAGGTACTGCAAAGGGTGAAAAGCCCAGTCCACAGCTGCGGCAGAATGTTTCATTACCAAG GGAAAGAGTAATTGGCAATAAACATGGAGATGGAAATGCGGGTGATAAGCCAGCACAAGCTTCAGTGACGGATGGGGTAAACCAACCGGGCTTGAGTGCGAGAAGCTTGCTGAAAAGTGAAAGCATCAGTGCTTCCAAGTGTATAGGTGAAAAATCAAAGCATGTCAATGAT GAGGACCCTATTATGGAGACTGACGAAGCAGTTGATGAAGTCTCGAAGAAGATTGCTCAACTGAAAACCTGA